A DNA window from Acetobacter ghanensis contains the following coding sequences:
- a CDS encoding methionine synthase: MNKLLPTSTAGSLPKPSWLAKPETLWSPWKLQDEELVEGKQDALRLTLDDQDRAGIDIVSDGEQTRQHFVTTFIEHLSGVDFEDRQTVKIRNRYDASVPSVVGAVAREKPVFVEGAKFLRTLTKKPIKWALPGPMTMIDTLYDDHYKSREKLAWEFAKILNQEARELEAAGVDIIQFDEPAFNVFFDEVNDWGIATLERAIEGLKCETAVHICYGYGIKANIDWKNALGEEWRQYEEIFPKLQKSNIDLISLECQNSRVPMDLIELIRGKKVMVGAIDVATNAIETPDEVANTLRKALQFVDADKLYPCTNCGMAPLPRDVARGKLNALGAGTKIVRRELSA, encoded by the coding sequence ATGAACAAACTGCTTCCTACCTCGACAGCTGGCAGCCTGCCCAAGCCGTCCTGGCTCGCAAAACCCGAGACTCTCTGGTCGCCCTGGAAATTGCAGGATGAGGAACTTGTCGAAGGTAAACAGGATGCGTTGCGCCTGACCCTGGACGATCAGGACCGGGCTGGCATTGATATCGTCAGCGATGGCGAACAGACGCGTCAGCATTTCGTCACGACGTTTATCGAGCATCTCAGCGGCGTCGACTTTGAAGACCGTCAGACGGTTAAAATTCGCAACCGTTACGATGCCAGTGTGCCGTCCGTTGTCGGTGCCGTGGCACGCGAGAAGCCCGTCTTTGTCGAGGGTGCGAAATTTTTGCGCACGCTGACAAAGAAACCCATCAAATGGGCGTTGCCTGGTCCCATGACCATGATCGATACGCTTTACGATGACCACTACAAAAGTCGTGAAAAACTGGCGTGGGAATTCGCCAAAATCCTCAATCAGGAAGCGAGGGAACTGGAAGCCGCTGGCGTCGATATCATCCAGTTCGATGAACCTGCCTTCAATGTTTTCTTTGATGAGGTGAATGACTGGGGCATCGCCACTTTGGAGCGGGCTATTGAAGGACTGAAATGCGAAACCGCCGTCCATATCTGCTATGGTTATGGTATCAAAGCCAATATCGACTGGAAAAATGCTCTTGGAGAAGAGTGGCGGCAGTATGAAGAGATTTTCCCCAAGCTTCAGAAATCCAATATCGATCTGATCTCGCTGGAATGTCAGAATTCCCGTGTTCCGATGGATCTGATCGAACTCATTCGTGGGAAAAAGGTGATGGTCGGCGCCATTGATGTGGCAACCAATGCCATTGAAACTCCAGACGAAGTCGCAAATACGCTACGAAAAGCCCTTCAATTTGTGGATGCCGACAAGCTTTATCCCTGCACCAATTGCGGCATGGCCCCTTTGCCGCGTGACGTGGCGCGAGGCAAGTTGAATGCTCTGGGCGCAGGCACGAAAATCGTTCGCAGAGAACTTTCGGCCTGA
- a CDS encoding DUF1852 domain-containing protein translates to MIRETAFEIKRIRFDENYHPSDRTRLTTNFANLARGESRQENLRNVLRMIDNRFNGLAHWDNPMGDRYSVELEIVSIEMDLAFAGKNDSFPLIEVLYTTIVDKKANRRIEGLAGNSFSSYVRDYDFSVLLPGYNKNKVEFTVPQNYGDLHGNLFKSVVNSTAYRKNFRKLPLICLSVSTNRTYYRTENQHPVLGVEYQQREFSLTDQYFNKMGMQVRYFMPHNSAAPLAFYFFGDLLSDYSTLELISTISVMESFQKVYRPEIYNANAAAPACYKPSLQHQDYSNTRIVYDREERSQLATAQGKYTEENFIEPYHDFLEQWSAIYAA, encoded by the coding sequence ATGATCAGGGAAACAGCATTTGAAATAAAGCGCATTCGCTTCGATGAGAATTATCATCCATCCGACAGAACGCGTCTCACGACCAATTTCGCCAATCTGGCAAGAGGCGAAAGCCGTCAGGAAAACCTGCGCAACGTGCTCAGGATGATTGACAATCGTTTCAATGGCCTGGCGCATTGGGACAACCCCATGGGGGATCGCTACTCCGTCGAGCTTGAAATCGTTTCCATTGAGATGGACCTCGCCTTTGCCGGCAAGAACGACAGCTTTCCGCTGATCGAAGTTCTTTACACAACGATTGTCGATAAAAAGGCCAACAGGCGCATAGAAGGTCTCGCAGGAAACAGTTTTTCCTCATATGTACGGGATTATGATTTCAGTGTGCTGCTGCCCGGCTACAATAAAAACAAGGTAGAGTTCACCGTTCCTCAAAATTACGGAGATCTGCACGGAAATCTTTTTAAGAGCGTTGTGAATTCCACCGCTTATAGAAAGAATTTCAGGAAGCTTCCCCTTATATGCCTCAGCGTTTCAACCAACCGAACCTATTATCGGACCGAAAATCAGCATCCTGTTCTGGGGGTTGAATACCAGCAGCGTGAATTTTCTCTGACAGATCAGTATTTTAATAAAATGGGAATGCAGGTCCGCTATTTCATGCCCCACAATAGCGCAGCGCCATTGGCGTTCTATTTTTTTGGTGACCTGCTCTCTGACTATTCGACTCTTGAGCTTATCAGCACCATCAGTGTGATGGAGTCTTTTCAGAAGGTCTACCGCCCTGAAATCTACAATGCCAATGCTGCGGCCCCCGCCTGTTACAAGCCAAGCCTGCAACATCAGGATTATTCAAACACCCGCATTGTCTACGACCGCGAAGAGCGGAGCCAGTTAGCAACCGCACAGGGTAAATATACGGAAGAGAATTTTATCGAACCGTATCATGATTTTCTGGAACAGTGGTCTGCCATCTACGCCGCCTGA